From the Prosthecobacter sp. SYSU 5D2 genome, the window CCGGTACAGATCACCGATATCTTTGAGGTTCCCACCGTCGGACTCATGGCTTTGTGGTTTGGCGGAAGCTACAAGGAAGAGGAAGGTCACTCCTGGGGCACACTGACCAGCCGCGACAACGGTGCCACCTGGCACCAGATCACCATCGAGTCCGATCTGCTCAAAGCGCAGTGGCCCACCGAGCCTGCCGCCGTATATCTCGGTGATGGAAAAATTCTTGCCATTGCGCGGACAGAACTGGCCGTCAATACCACGGAGCGGGCGCAATTCCAGATGGTGTCCACCGATTATGGCGCAACCTGGACACGTCATCGAACCAACATTGGCGATGTGACCAACTCCACTCCCAGCCTCATCCTTGATGCCGGGACAGGCTTGCTGAGCAACTATTATTATCAGCGCGGCAAAGGCGCCCTTCGTCGCCGGGTGGTTGACGCTGGCCGCATCTTCAACAGTCCGCTTCGCTGGCCTGCTTCAGAAGTTGTGGCTGAAGGCAGCCAGGTTAAGTTTGATGCCGGTAATGTGAACGCCACCGCGATCAAGGGCACCCACTACCTCTCATTCTACTCCGGCAAAGCTCCGGATACTGCGGTCCTGGTCTCGGAACTTCCGGCCCCCAGCCATTAAGACGACCGCATAGTCCAACTGCTTTCGCAGCCGGTCACGACGTAGCTGCGCTCGCCAGAGCGTGGGGTTTGCCGCCCTTCACGCCTCCATCCCCAGCTTCCCCAGCACCCCCTTCAGCTCCTCCGGCAGCGGGGCTTCCACCTGCAGGTGCTGGCCGCTGGCGGGGTGTTTCATCGTCAGCCGCTGCGCATGCAGAAACAGCCGTTTCAATCCCAGGTCTTTTTTTAACTTCCGGTTCAGCTCGAAGTGGCCATAGACGTCATCGCCTAACAAATGATGCTGGCGGGAAGAGGCCTGCACGCGGATCTGGTGGGTCTTGCCGGTGATGAGGTCCAGCCTGACCAGGGAGACCCGCTCGCCAGCGTGGTGCGCCAATGTTTGGAAATCCAGCTCGGCATTGGGCGGACGGCCTTTCACCACCCCTGTGCGCACCCGGCCCTTTTCGCGGGAGGTGGCCAGGTGGTCCAGCCATGTGCCTTCTTTGCCGGGATTTCCCCGCAGCAGGGCCAGGTATTCTTTCTGTACGGCATCCTCCTCAAACATGGTCCGGCACTTCATGGCGGTCTTTTCATCCAGCGCCCCCAGCAGCACGCCGGAGGTGTCCTGATCCAGGCGGTGGATCAGCCACACCTTGCCGCCGGGTCCGTCGAAGCACTGGTTTTCCAGGTCATAGCGGCCTTCAAAAGCGGCCTTCTCCGTGCCCCGGTTCGTGTTCGGGTGGGAGAGCACGCCGGCCGGTTTGTTCACGATCACGACAAAACGGTCGCGGTGTAAAACGGGACAGGTGGTCAGGGCGGGCGTCTCAGCCGGAGTCATGGTCCACCGTTGGCAAGAACGGCCGGTTTGTCACGCAACTCTCCGTTTTCACCCAGCAGCAGGTATCTAAGAGGCTTGTTTTTGCGGATGAAAATCACCGTAAGTGCGCAAACCAGACAGGTTAGCAGCGCAATGAAAGTCCTGGATGCAAGACTGTAAGGCACCAAGCTCAGGCCCAGCCTGCTGGCAGCTACTTCCACCGTTTCAATGAGTGCATGGTGCGAAAGATAGATGCCATAGGTTGAAGTGACAACAGCCACCACTGATGCTGGCAATCTCCGGATGGAAGGAAGGCTCAGCAAAAGCATCGTCACTCCAAAACCCGCCAAAGCCTTCTGCCCGCCCTCCATCCACGGGGGCAGAA encodes:
- a CDS encoding RluA family pseudouridine synthase, which codes for MTPAETPALTTCPVLHRDRFVVIVNKPAGVLSHPNTNRGTEKAAFEGRYDLENQCFDGPGGKVWLIHRLDQDTSGVLLGALDEKTAMKCRTMFEEDAVQKEYLALLRGNPGKEGTWLDHLATSREKGRVRTGVVKGRPPNAELDFQTLAHHAGERVSLVRLDLITGKTHQIRVQASSRQHHLLGDDVYGHFELNRKLKKDLGLKRLFLHAQRLTMKHPASGQHLQVEAPLPEELKGVLGKLGMEA